A genomic stretch from Cydia amplana chromosome 1, ilCydAmpl1.1, whole genome shotgun sequence includes:
- the LOC134662435 gene encoding venom protease-like, with protein sequence MLLFILLALSVLGAQGNDYKSFLEGAAWEDVFAAGGLHIGNGRHKRFVELSDNQKNVPYQACTLPGGKGGHCRHLHHCVMEEFKRDFTLFMDYLCIIKRTSIGVCCPDSLNQDQVEGLAGDLPASAPLEEGNDAILKITKAENRGCGLSTRSAGRMVGARPANPREWPWMASITPEGFEQYCGGVLITDRHVLTAAHCTRRWKANELFVRLGEYDFERNNDSRSYNFRVVEIRQHEDFDHTNYHNDIAILKLHRPAVFNTYVWPICLPPVGLSVINQSAIIIGWGTQSYGGPHSNILMEVSVPIWEHTRCVQSFTDSIFEENICAGGYDGGKDACQGDSGGPLMYQLSSGRWAVIGVVSWGVRCGEPNHPGVYARVDKYLRWIVDNARF encoded by the exons ATGTTGCTCTTCATATTGTTAGCTTTGAGTGTGCTTGGTGCCCAGGGAAACGATTACAAGT CGTTCTTGGAGGGCGCGGCATGGGAAGATGTGTTCGCCGCCGGCGGGTTGCACATCGGCAACGGCCGCCACAAGCGCTTCGTGGAGCTCAGTGACAaccag AAAAATGTGCCGTATCAAGCCTGCACGTTGCCAGGCGGCAAAGGCGGCCATTGCCGGCATCTGCACCACTGCGTGATGGAGGAGTTCAAGCGGGACTTCACGCTGTTTATGGATTACCTGTGCATTATCAAAAGGAC GTCCATCGGTGTATGCTGCCCGGACTCCCTGAACCAGGACCAAGTGGAAGGCTTGGCCGGGGACCTGCCCGCATCAGCACCGCTGGAGGAGGGAAACGACGCTATACTTAAGATCACTAAGGCGGAAAACCGAG GATGTGGTCTCAGCACCCGATCCGCTGGACGCATGGTGGGCGCACGGCCGGCCAACCCGCGCGAGTGGCCGTGGATGGCCTCCATTACCCCTGAGGGCTTCGAACAGTACTGCGGAGGAGTGCTCATTACCGACCGCCACGTACTCACAGCTGCACACTGTACGAGAAG ATGGAAGGCCAACGAACTATTCGTCCGCCTCGGCGAGTACGATTTCGAGCGCAACAACGACTCGCGCTCCTACAACTTCCGCGTGGTGGAGATCCGGCAGCACGAGGACTTCGACCACACCAACTACCACAACGACATCGCCATACTGAAGCTGCACCGGCCGGCCGTGTTCAACACTTATGTGTGGCCGATCTGCCTGCCACCGGTGGGGTTGTCGGTGATCAACCAAAGTGCTATTATTATTG GTTGGGGAACTCAGTCGTACGGCGGGCCGCACAGCAACATCCTGATGGAGGTGTCGGTGCCGATCTGGGAGCACACGCGCTGTGTGCAGTCGTTCACCGACTCCATCTTCGAGGAGAACATCTGCGCGGGCGGCTACGACGGCGGGAAGGACGCTTGCCAG GGTGACAGCGGCGGGCCGCTCATGTACCAGCTATCGAGCGGCCGTTGGGCGGTGATCGGCGTCGTGTCGTGGGGCGTCCGCTGCGGCGAACCCAACCACCCCGGCGTGTACGCGCGCGTCGACAAGTACTTGCGGTGGATCGTCGACAACGCTAGATTTTAG